A region of the Lycium barbarum isolate Lr01 chromosome 1, ASM1917538v2, whole genome shotgun sequence genome:
ACGAACAAGACGATGAACAAGATAGGTTTATACCATCTCGAATTAGGCCATGCCAAAACAAGGGATGAAGCTTCTAGTCCAGTGAGACAAAAATAAGGTTTAAATCATGataacaaactaaaaagaaaatccAGAAACAGAGGAATCCCAGACTAGACAACCCATCACCCAAATGCACAAAGAGGGGAAAGAGAATGAGGGTGGAGCCAGTGACCAAGGTACAATAAATTTGGTTTAATCTCGGTATTTATCTTAAGAAATCCatttaatatgtacaaattattaattcaGAACACAATAAGCTAGAATCCTGaacccataaatttcaaattcTAACTCCGCCTCTGAAAAGAAGGACTACAATCATACAACATACAGGTTCCTCGCAAACTCTATTAAAGAAAGAAATTATAATGTCTATGATGAGAAGCAAACTCTATTATGAGAGAATACACAAAGGAAGCAGGGAAAGAAGTTATGATGTCTATGATGAGAAGCAAACTCTATTATGAGAGAATTCACAAGGTTGAACCTGAATGATGTTCTTCATCTTCATAAACTAATCCACTTAGCCTAGTCAGGTCAGTTTAAGGCTGTCTAAAACCATGGGTTAGTTTTAAAGTCCAAATATGTAGCAGCTCAATGAAATAACGGACTGTTTTACTTATTGTATATCAAAAGGAATTACATGTTCAAATATGGAATATTACCTCCCACTGACCTACTTCAACAGATATATAGTGATTGTTACTCAAGGGATGAATAATGATGCGTAAATGAAAGAGTAATCATGTCAAAATGGTCACTCCTCAGCATATCAGAATTTGTGTTGGATAACAGTTTTAACAGTTCATCGTTTATCGCTGAAAGTATCACTCCTGAACCTTAAAAAATCCAAAACCACGACAAAATTTCATTCAGAAAACCAAATCGAACTGTTCTTTGACAAACTATTTCGATCGAATTAAGATCACGTATCAGCGCGTAAGAATTTTtgcatcattttcatcatgaaaggGGAAAAGGAATAAAGGACACTATCCTTGCATCAGACAAGAGGGCCTTCCACTACAATACACTCATTCTGTCTTTTAGAATAAAGGCAAACAAGAGGAGGAACAGCATAAGGATATCAAAAGCAAATTTCCAATAATTTGTTAGAAAGCCATATTTACATCGGCACCTAAGGATGAAATCAAAAAACTAAACTTCAGCTTTCTTTatctaaagaaaaaataaaaagaaaaaactaaACTTCAGCTGCTATTCCCGAAACCTAACGAAAAGCTAGTGCTGAAGGACAGCAAgggaaacaaaaaaaattattcatcctTTCATCTTTTACAGATAAAAAACTGATTATACCTCCAAATGCAATCATAAAATTTGGAAGCCATCAACTTCAAACTTCCACAAAAACCAAGGACATTCGAAGGACAACCACCTTTTGAAGGATTTCTTTTAACCCTGCAAGGAAATCAAATCAGGCTGTCACAAACACATTCAAAATAACCGAGAATAGAAGATCTAATTTTATCaagagttaatggtcaaaaacaccattttcgcgagtttcacaatTCAACTATCAGTCGTTTCCTTTTCTACCCACTATCTACGTATTAAAACCCACCTTGAAGCTGACTAGGCCAACTATCAGTTGCTCCCATTTCCTACATGAACTATCACCataggtgtgttttaatacatagttCAGGATGGAAAAGAGAACAACTGATAAATGAGGTGTGAAACTTGCGAAAAAATAATAGCTCATGTGTGTTTTTGACCGTTATCTCAAATTTGATCCAACAATGAACTATACCTTTGGAAGATTTTCACAAACTTTGTACGAATCAGGAGTTATTGAAGCTAGCCATAAACCTGGGAAGAGAGTCTGCCAAAAAGAAACAAATTCAAATCATTCGATGAAGAAAATTAAACGCAAAATCGAACGAAAATAAGTGATGATAAATTCTTCTCACATCAAGTTGTTTCTGAACAGCTTTAACTCTCTTCTTAGGTCTTCTAGCAGCTTTTGATCCAGTCATAGCATATATATCTTCATCAATCTCTTCTCTCGAAAGCCCTACCGAAAACCTCAACCTTTTCTCCTTCTTCGTAACAGCATTCGATTCATTATTTTCCTTCTCCTTGTTCACCACATTCACGTGATTCGATTGAGATTTACTCTCCTGTATCGCCGATCCACTGGATCTAAATGGACCTGAATTCAAATTCAATGATTTGTGTATAGGTTTTCTAGGTCTCAGATTCCACGTCTTTGTTGCTTCTTCATCAGCTTGAGCTTGAGATTCATTATTATTCTCCTTTTGTTGTTCTTCATGGATTGCGATCTCTTCGGTTTTATTGTTCCGAGGGATTTTGAGTAGTATTTTCGATGATGATCTGCCTTCAATTTCTACTA
Encoded here:
- the LOC132637009 gene encoding uncharacterized protein LOC132637009, whose amino-acid sequence is MASTVPAKSNNPLHNFDLPHLKWKKNHHSNNNNHTRRRSTSSPSRHDSPQRQSPMRESHAPARHSPTRQFSPLRDSHAAARHSPMRDSLPARVSPMRDSSMPFRQSSMRESSPARVSPTRDSVSAARVSQTHCESSEKERSSVIEYRRYSRISSAPESSKSDTNKKHNKVVEIEGRSSSKILLKIPRNNKTEEIAIHEEQQKENNNESQAQADEEATKTWNLRPRKPIHKSLNLNSGPFRSSGSAIQESKSQSNHVNVVNKEKENNESNAVTKKEKRLRFSVGLSREEIDEDIYAMTGSKAARRPKKRVKAVQKQLDTLFPGLWLASITPDSYKVCENLPKG